One segment of Phycisphaerae bacterium DNA contains the following:
- the ilvN gene encoding acetolactate synthase small subunit: MAHEKTHERKSVLGVLVQNQPGVLAHVAGMFAARGFNIDSLVVGRTEDPEISRIVIVTSGDEPTLEQIRKQLGKIVTVVKIRNLSEQDSVERDLLLIQLHCPPERRTELIELTGVFRGTVVDVGPKAMMIQLTGPERKIESFIELCRPYGILQLARTGVIAMPRASQSGKAEPAPRTD; encoded by the coding sequence ATGGCCCATGAAAAGACCCACGAACGCAAATCGGTCCTCGGCGTGCTCGTCCAGAACCAACCGGGCGTGCTGGCCCACGTGGCCGGCATGTTCGCAGCGAGGGGATTCAACATCGACTCACTGGTGGTCGGACGGACGGAAGACCCGGAGATTTCGCGGATCGTCATCGTGACCAGCGGCGACGAGCCGACGCTCGAACAGATTCGCAAGCAGCTCGGCAAGATCGTCACCGTGGTCAAGATCCGCAACCTCTCGGAGCAGGACTCGGTGGAGCGCGACCTGCTGCTGATCCAGCTCCACTGCCCGCCGGAGCGGCGGACGGAACTGATCGAGCTGACCGGCGTGTTCCGCGGCACGGTGGTGGACGTCGGCCCCAAGGCCATGATGATCCAATTGACCGGGCCGGAGCGCAAGATCGAGTCGTTCATCGAGCTGTGCCGGCCCTACGGCATCCTGCAGTTGGCCCGGACGGGCGTGATCGCCATGCCGCGGGCCAGCCAGTCGGGCAAAGCCGAACCGGCGCCGCGAACCGACTGA
- the ilvB gene encoding biosynthetic-type acetolactate synthase large subunit, whose protein sequence is MRDGQGTSTAPPTSASPFAEPGRVWKGAEILHQCLLEEGVGHMFGYTGGVVLPIFDQLYQSPIRFILTRHEQGAAHAADAYARVTGKVGVCLATSGPGATNLVTGLANAYMDSVPVVAITGQVKTHLIGNDAFQEADMTGITRPITKHNVLVRDVADLGRIIKECFHVARTGRPGPVLIDLPVDVSTGELTGPVDTQMRLPGYRPRFAGHMRQIKTAAEAINAAQRPVLYVGGGVLIAGAAELVRELAIKANVPTTTTLMGLGAFDESHPLALKMLGMHGTAYANYAVQECDLLIAVGARFDDRVTGKLETFAPHARTIHIDIDPASISKNIRVDIPVVGDATNILTELVKLVEPRERTEWLERIAQWKQRYPLRYDKNSSTIKPQYVIETLGRLADGKAIITTGVGQHQMWTAQFFGFSQPRQLVTSGGLGTMGFGLPAAIGAQMGRPDKLVIDIDGDSSFSMTLTELATVAQHKLPIKIAIIKNTFQGMVRQWQELFYGRRYSYTQMQLPDFIRIADGFGIPGVHVREKAEVEDVIAKALSTDGPFLMNFEVEPEENVWPMVASGKSLHEMELGSLA, encoded by the coding sequence ATGCGTGATGGACAAGGTACATCCACCGCCCCCCCCACTTCCGCAAGTCCGTTTGCCGAACCCGGCCGCGTCTGGAAAGGCGCCGAGATCCTGCACCAGTGCCTCCTCGAGGAAGGCGTCGGACACATGTTCGGCTACACGGGCGGAGTGGTGCTGCCGATTTTCGATCAGCTTTACCAATCGCCGATCCGGTTCATCCTGACCCGGCACGAACAGGGGGCGGCCCACGCCGCCGACGCCTACGCCCGGGTGACGGGCAAGGTCGGGGTGTGTCTGGCCACGTCGGGACCGGGCGCGACCAACCTGGTCACCGGGTTGGCCAACGCGTACATGGACAGCGTGCCGGTGGTGGCGATCACCGGGCAGGTCAAGACGCACCTGATCGGCAACGACGCCTTTCAGGAAGCGGACATGACCGGCATCACCCGTCCGATCACCAAGCACAACGTGCTGGTCCGGGACGTGGCGGATCTGGGGCGGATCATCAAGGAATGCTTCCACGTGGCGCGGACGGGCCGGCCGGGTCCGGTGCTGATCGACCTGCCGGTGGATGTCTCGACGGGCGAGTTGACCGGTCCGGTGGATACGCAGATGCGGCTTCCGGGCTATCGGCCGCGGTTTGCCGGGCACATGCGCCAGATCAAGACGGCGGCTGAGGCGATCAACGCCGCCCAGCGTCCGGTGCTGTACGTGGGCGGAGGCGTCTTGATCGCTGGGGCGGCGGAGCTGGTGCGGGAACTGGCGATCAAGGCGAACGTGCCGACGACGACCACGCTGATGGGGCTTGGGGCGTTTGATGAGTCGCACCCGCTGGCCCTGAAGATGCTGGGCATGCACGGGACGGCGTACGCCAACTACGCGGTGCAGGAGTGCGACCTGCTGATCGCGGTCGGCGCGCGGTTCGACGACCGGGTGACGGGCAAGCTCGAGACGTTCGCCCCTCACGCCCGGACGATCCACATCGACATCGATCCGGCGTCGATCTCCAAGAACATCCGGGTCGATATCCCGGTGGTCGGGGACGCGACGAACATCCTGACCGAACTGGTCAAGCTGGTCGAGCCGCGAGAGCGGACCGAGTGGCTCGAACGGATCGCCCAGTGGAAGCAGCGGTACCCGCTGCGGTACGACAAGAACAGTTCGACGATCAAGCCGCAGTACGTGATCGAGACGCTCGGGCGGTTGGCCGACGGCAAGGCGATCATCACGACCGGGGTCGGCCAGCACCAGATGTGGACGGCCCAGTTCTTCGGGTTCAGTCAGCCGCGCCAGCTCGTGACCTCGGGCGGCCTGGGCACGATGGGCTTCGGATTGCCGGCGGCGATCGGAGCCCAGATGGGACGCCCGGACAAGCTGGTGATCGATATCGACGGCGACAGCAGCTTCAGCATGACCCTGACGGAACTGGCCACGGTGGCCCAGCACAAGCTGCCGATCAAAATCGCGATCATCAAGAACACCTTCCAGGGCATGGTCCGGCAGTGGCAGGAGCTGTTCTACGGGCGGCGCTATTCGTACACGCAGATGCAGTTGCCCGATTTCATCCGAATCGCCGACGGCTTCGGCATTCCCGGCGTGCACGTGCGGGAGAAGGCCGAGGTCGAGGACGTCATCGCCAAGGCGCTTTCGACGGACGGCCCGTTCCTCATGAACTTTGAGGTCGAGCCGGAAGAGAACGTCTGGCCGATGGTGGCCTCGGGCAAGAGTCTCCACGAAATGGAACTCGGATCGCTGGCGTAA
- a CDS encoding MBOAT family protein produces the protein MLFHTWIFGLFFAFVYAVYLPLRRTRFWVHWLLAASYVFYGWWNPLYLLLIVYSTTLDYTVGRVLSFTRYRRIWLLFSVANNLFLLGFFKYGGFVAENLNLLLAKLDIAYALPKPDYLLPVGISFYVFQSMSYTIDRYRGEVPVEKNYVRFAAFVSLFPQLVAGPIERANHLLPQLASLPVIKPHYLSEGLSLFVVGLFKKLALADFLAMYVDPIYTAPQNFDTLSLVAATFAFAWQIYFDFSGYTDMARGVAKTMGIDLMLNFNNPYLADGLGDFWRRWHISLSTWFKDYVYIPLGGNRHGTFSTYKNMFLTMVISGVWHGAAWTFVIWGALHGLGRFLTRELERTTWYELRVPRLAKQLGVFVFVCFTWVFFRAASIDQALYIVGRIFKPVVEIFACLGQGRPGLMDVFHLGDLYLDDALGDPRFPLVALLFCAGIWFYQFLFESRLRPVLESRVVRMAGMLLMLLWLMFFTTTAIRPFIYFQF, from the coding sequence ATGCTGTTTCATACCTGGATATTTGGCCTCTTCTTCGCCTTTGTCTACGCGGTCTACCTGCCGCTTCGTCGGACCCGTTTCTGGGTGCATTGGCTGTTGGCCGCGTCGTACGTCTTTTACGGGTGGTGGAACCCGCTCTACCTCCTGTTGATCGTCTATTCAACCACGCTGGACTATACGGTCGGGCGGGTTCTCTCATTCACGCGGTATCGACGGATCTGGCTTCTGTTCAGCGTCGCGAACAACCTGTTCCTCCTGGGTTTCTTCAAATACGGGGGTTTCGTCGCGGAGAACCTCAATCTCCTGCTGGCGAAACTGGATATTGCGTATGCGCTTCCCAAGCCGGACTATCTGCTGCCGGTCGGCATATCGTTCTACGTGTTTCAGTCGATGAGCTATACGATCGACCGGTATCGGGGGGAAGTGCCGGTCGAGAAGAATTACGTGCGATTCGCAGCCTTCGTCTCGTTGTTTCCCCAGCTCGTCGCCGGTCCGATCGAGCGGGCCAATCACCTGCTGCCGCAACTGGCCTCTCTGCCGGTGATCAAGCCGCACTACCTTAGTGAAGGTCTGTCGCTGTTCGTGGTCGGGTTGTTCAAGAAGCTGGCGTTGGCCGACTTCCTGGCGATGTACGTCGATCCGATCTACACCGCCCCCCAGAATTTCGACACGTTGTCGCTGGTCGCGGCAACCTTCGCCTTCGCCTGGCAGATCTACTTCGACTTCAGCGGCTATACCGACATGGCGCGCGGCGTGGCGAAGACGATGGGAATCGATCTGATGCTTAATTTTAATAACCCTTACTTGGCGGACGGATTGGGGGACTTCTGGCGGCGGTGGCACATCAGCCTTTCGACGTGGTTCAAAGACTATGTCTACATCCCGCTGGGCGGCAATCGCCACGGCACATTCAGTACCTATAAGAACATGTTCCTGACCATGGTGATATCGGGAGTCTGGCACGGAGCGGCCTGGACCTTCGTTATCTGGGGAGCGCTGCACGGATTGGGTCGTTTTCTGACCCGCGAACTCGAGCGGACGACGTGGTACGAGCTTCGGGTGCCCCGTCTGGCAAAGCAGCTCGGGGTGTTCGTGTTCGTGTGCTTCACGTGGGTATTCTTCCGCGCCGCGAGCATCGATCAGGCGTTGTACATCGTGGGACGCATATTCAAGCCGGTGGTCGAGATCTTCGCCTGCCTGGGTCAGGGTCGTCCTGGCCTGATGGATGTGTTCCACCTGGGCGACCTGTACCTGGACGACGCGCTGGGTGACCCGCGTTTTCCGCTGGTGGCGCTACTATTCTGTGCAGGCATCTGGTTCTATCAGTTCCTTTTCGAGTCCAGACTACGGCCGGTGCTGGAGTCACGGGTGGTGCGAATGGCCGGCATGCTGCTGATGCTGCTATGGCTGATGTTCTTCACGACCACGGCGATCCGGCCGTTCATCTACTTCCAGTTTTAG
- the rpe gene encoding ribulose-phosphate 3-epimerase, with product MPKIRMAPSILSADFAALAEDIAKVEPYAEIIHLDVMDGHFVPNITFGPPLVKSVRKVTDKFLDAHLMIEEPQKYIERFAEAGADNITVHIEISDRPEKLIEQIRKTGKQAGITLNPGTPVESIERVLDLVDMVLVMTVQPGFGGQEFREECLPKMEWIRQRCPELPIEVDGGINELTIPRAVRAGADTIVTGSAVFGAGDPAREVLKLKRLAEEAHAAH from the coding sequence ATGCCGAAGATTCGAATGGCGCCGTCCATATTGTCGGCCGACTTCGCGGCCCTTGCCGAGGACATCGCGAAGGTCGAGCCGTACGCCGAGATCATCCATCTGGACGTGATGGACGGGCATTTCGTGCCCAACATCACGTTCGGGCCGCCGCTGGTCAAATCGGTGCGCAAGGTGACGGATAAATTCCTCGACGCCCATCTGATGATCGAGGAGCCGCAGAAGTACATCGAACGCTTCGCCGAGGCCGGAGCCGACAACATCACCGTTCACATCGAAATCTCCGACCGGCCGGAAAAGCTCATCGAGCAGATCCGCAAGACGGGCAAGCAGGCTGGCATCACCCTCAATCCCGGCACGCCGGTCGAGAGCATCGAGCGGGTGCTGGACCTGGTGGACATGGTCCTGGTCATGACGGTCCAGCCGGGATTCGGCGGCCAGGAATTCCGCGAGGAGTGCCTGCCCAAGATGGAGTGGATCCGCCAGCGATGCCCGGAACTGCCCATCGAGGTGGACGGCGGAATCAACGAACTGACCATCCCACGCGCCGTCCGGGCCGGAGCTGACACCATCGTCACCGGCAGCGCGGTCTTCGGCGCCGGCGATCCCGCCCGCGAGGTGCTCAAACTCAAGCGACTGGCCGAGGAAGCCCATGCCGCACATTGA
- a CDS encoding histidine phosphatase family protein → MPHIDESTRLILIPAGKTDWADQRRVQGDMDLPLNEEGITQAQQWSSELAGSGISVLYCGTTGPTRETAERIGKALKLKPKHDEELDEVNLGLWQGMRVEEIQQKHPSVFKLWMHRPEQVEPPSGESLGTGRDRVERAIERIVQKNRPKSVGIVLGRISFALVIAHREGGQPGRVWEILKQSFGWKELPLDLMQ, encoded by the coding sequence ATGCCGCACATTGACGAATCAACCCGGTTGATCCTGATCCCAGCCGGCAAGACCGATTGGGCTGACCAGCGGCGCGTCCAGGGCGACATGGACCTGCCCCTCAACGAGGAAGGAATAACCCAAGCCCAGCAGTGGTCTTCGGAACTGGCCGGATCGGGCATCAGCGTCCTTTACTGCGGCACGACGGGCCCGACCCGCGAGACCGCTGAGCGGATCGGCAAGGCCCTCAAACTCAAACCCAAGCACGACGAGGAACTCGACGAGGTGAACCTGGGCCTCTGGCAGGGCATGCGGGTCGAGGAAATTCAGCAGAAGCATCCCTCGGTCTTCAAGCTCTGGATGCACCGTCCGGAACAGGTCGAGCCGCCCAGCGGCGAGTCCCTTGGGACCGGCCGCGACCGAGTCGAACGGGCCATCGAAAGGATCGTGCAGAAGAACCGCCCGAAATCGGTGGGCATCGTGCTCGGACGGATCTCCTTCGCTCTCGTGATCGCCCATCGGGAGGGCGGCCAGCCCGGACGGGTCTGGGAAATCCTCAAACAAAGCTTCGGCTGGAAGGAATTGCCCCTCGACCTGATGCAGTAG
- a CDS encoding acetyl-CoA carboxylase carboxyltransferase subunit beta: MTGKERIVAKEQTTSNTAGEPRKVEVPKGLMLKCEKCEAMIYRKRLEENLLCCPECNRHYRVPARVRVEQLADEGTFEEFLADIESSDPLKFTDRMPYKDRLKAVQDKTDLKDAMIVGKAYVKGRPVVLGVMDPNFIMGSMGSVVGEKVSAGAELAAEEDLPFVMVTCSGGARMMEGMVSLVQMAKTSAALAKLDDAGGLYIVVMTDPTTAGVAASFAFLGDVIIAEPGTMIGFAGPRVIWNTVKAELPEGFQTAEFMLEHGFIDRIVDRKELRSEIARIIDYCGK, encoded by the coding sequence ATGACTGGAAAGGAACGAATAGTGGCCAAAGAGCAGACAACGTCAAACACAGCGGGCGAGCCTCGCAAGGTCGAGGTGCCCAAGGGCCTCATGCTCAAGTGCGAAAAATGCGAGGCCATGATCTATCGCAAGCGGCTGGAGGAAAACCTGCTCTGCTGTCCCGAGTGCAACCGGCACTACCGCGTGCCGGCGCGGGTCCGCGTCGAGCAACTCGCCGACGAAGGCACGTTCGAGGAGTTTCTGGCGGACATCGAGTCCTCGGACCCGCTGAAGTTCACCGACCGTATGCCCTACAAGGACCGCCTCAAAGCCGTCCAGGACAAGACCGACCTCAAGGACGCCATGATTGTGGGCAAGGCCTACGTCAAGGGCCGGCCGGTCGTGCTGGGCGTGATGGACCCGAATTTCATCATGGGCTCGATGGGCTCGGTGGTCGGCGAGAAGGTCTCAGCCGGCGCCGAACTGGCCGCCGAGGAAGACCTGCCGTTCGTGATGGTCACCTGCTCGGGCGGCGCGCGGATGATGGAAGGCATGGTCTCGCTGGTCCAGATGGCCAAGACCTCCGCCGCCCTGGCCAAGCTCGACGACGCGGGCGGCTTGTACATCGTGGTGATGACTGACCCGACCACCGCCGGCGTGGCGGCCAGCTTCGCCTTTCTGGGCGACGTGATCATCGCCGAACCGGGCACGATGATCGGCTTCGCAGGCCCGCGCGTCATCTGGAACACCGTCAAGGCCGAGTTACCCGAGGGCTTCCAGACCGCTGAGTTCATGCTCGAACACGGCTTTATCGACCGCATCGTGGACCGCAAGGAGCTGCGCAGCGAAATCGCCCGGATCATCGACTAC